The Papio anubis isolate 15944 chromosome 2, Panubis1.0, whole genome shotgun sequence region CAATGCAACCACCCTGCACACCCACACCACCCTGACTTCTCATGCACACGCCGACACCAGCACACACAACACCTGCAGGATCACGAGTCTGGAGATGGGGGACAGAGAGGCAGCCCCCGGCTCCCTCCACTCAGCAAGGGCTCTGCCCCTAACTCCTCCTGACCGGTGGCCGCCAGGATGGATCCACTCAGCAGGGCACGACCGAGCCCTCCGAGAAGACAACGTGGAGTCTCTGGGGTGGTTCTGGCCCCCAACCCCAACCTCGCGACCACAGCAGCGCCACAGGGCGGCCCAAGAAGTAGGCAAGACAATGAGGGGGCAGGGCCAAGCTGGAGGGGCGCGGCCTCAGGTGTTGTCGGCCCCGCCCGGCGAAGGAATGCAAACGCGCTTGCGGGACGCCTGGCCGGGTTGCGGTCTTGGACGAATGGCGTGCGAGGGCGACCGGATGAAGAGATGAAATCTTGGGGAAACCACGAGCCGGGGCGAGATGTGGGGCAGGGACTGCACGgccggggaaactgaggcccagttcAGCGACGGCCACGCGGAGGGGGGCGAGTGAGCCCAGAGGGGGTCACGGGCCAAGGGAACGCGAGCCAGGCGAGACTGAGACCGCGACCCTGGGACCGTGGCTACGGCAGTCCGAGACGCCGCGCGCGCACGCACAGTCGGAGAGCAGCTACAAAACTAGGCCAGGTTTATTGCCGATAAGGGAGAACCGGGGCCGCCGTTAGGAATTAAGGCCACAGGCGGCCCTCGTGCTCTGACGAAACGGGGACTTGGAAGCCGGGGAACCCCGCCCCAGACTGTGCAAAAAGTGCTGCTACGGCCACAGACGCCAGCGCTGACTCTCAGGGCCGCCCCTCAGCCGGCGAGGGGCAGGACTTCCGCCCGCCAATCCCTGAGGGAGTAACATCGCCCGCCAATCCCTGAGTTGGGCAGGGTGGGGCCCCGCCCACCCCCTGGGCGGCCCACCCCGGGGTGTTCCCGTCGACTTCTGGGCGGGGCCTTCCGGGCCAAGCCCGTCGGGGGCGGGGCCCGAGCAGCCGGACTGGCCAGGTTCAGCGCGCCTCAGCAGGGTTGTATTCCGTCTCTCCCGAGGACACCTGGGAGATCCGCCGCGAGGACCGCCACAGCTTCCGCGCGAACTGGCTGCTGCGCACCTGGTGGGCGTAAGGGTTGAGTAGGGTCAGCTGGGACCGCCGCGCTGCGCCCCGCCCCGTTCGAGGGGCCTCCCCACCCTCGCCCCATCCTCACCTCAGAAGGCTGCCCGGCGCCCACCACGATGAGCTTGCCGTCCTCCAGGCCCACCAGCACGTGGCTGCGCTCCTTGGTCACGGCCACGCTGCGGATGGCCACCTTCATGGGCAGGGGAGGCGCGGCCGGGAGCAGTCTGGAAGGGAGAGGGGATATACACCAGCTTGCGACTGCAAGGGGGTTTTGCGACCAGCAGATACCCCTTATCCCATATACCCTCTCTGTCCTCATTTTAAGGATGGCTAAATTGAAACTTTTATACACAAAGAAATCTCCCACAACTGTGGCTAAGCCGAGGCGCAGGGCAAGACCTCCCTATGGGAAGATGAGGGGACAGGTAACAAACCTTGAAATATGTGCCCACAAACATGTATGGTGTGTGGATTCCTAGGGGGAATCTCCCCCCGCTTTATTCTACACCAATGACCACAACCTTCAGGGGCCATGAACTCATAAATGGGGGGGCTTACGTGTTTAGTTGGAGGATGTGCAGGGCGCACTGGGCGGTGCCCAGCAACACAAAGTCCTCTGTCACCGTCAGGGCTGTAGGCTGCTCTGCCAGGGGCAGTGAAGCCCGCAACTTCCCATTGACCGAATACAGGTGCAAGGAGTAGGTGACCTGGAGGAAGCAGGGAGTGTCAGCAAGGACAGGATCCCAACTGCCCCTCCATCTTTGCTGGGTACCCCTTCCCCATACCTGGGCCCCAGGACGTTCCCACGCTGAGCTCTGTACCACAATCTGGCCTTCGGACCCCAATGCCAGGTGGAAAATAGGTCCAGGCACTGAGGCACTCGGAGGCTGTAGTGCTGCCACAAACTGGCCACGGCGTACAGTGTGTATGATCACAGTTCCATCCTGCAGGAAGGCAACTTAGGGTCCTGGGCAGGAATCTGGGCTCCAGGGGGATTGCCCAGCAAACTCACCCTCCCCAgggcacatgcatacacacacctCAGATCCAGACACAGCCATGTCAAGTTCAGTGTTGATGGccacacagctcactgcagccccatgCCCATACAGGACCTGCACAGGCTTTGGTGCCAGGCCTACTGACAGACCACCCTGTGGATGACCAGGGTTGGCTTAGGACTGGCCCCTGAGGCTCAGGAAACGAAGGCCTTGTCCAAGACTAGAGAGCTGGAGGGTCATGGAACCCCAGACTTGCTCATGGTagcaaagggaagggaaagacagGAGGGCAGGACCGGAAGGCCACCGAGGGATGGATGGGCTGTAGGTCTGGGCTATGGGGACCCCACAGAGCTGCCTATCAGGCACACCTGATGCAGGAGCCGCCACACCATGCATGTGGTGTCCCGGGAGCCTGAGATGAGGTAGATGCCACAGGTGTCCAGTGCAAGGCAGGTTACTACATCTGCACGGGAAGGGGAGGGTACAGGCAAAATGGAGGAATCACATCCGCTCCGGCCAGCCTCAGAACCCGGCCCCATACCTGCGTGCCTCCAAGGCTGTTCATACCAAGGTGGCGGCTGAGCTGGCTCAACAGCTTGCCACGGGATAGTGCAGTCACTCGCAGGCTGCCATCCCAGTGGCCCCCGCTGAATAGCAGCTTTCCGTCAGGGGCCACTGCCAGTGCTTGTCCGCTCACACCACTGTCTGGCACCCATGGGCCACTCAGCAGTCGCTGCGTCCTGACCCAGTGAGGGGGATGGCAAGTGAGGCCAGGCCACATGGAAGAGACCCAGGCCCTCAGGGAGCCTGGTCAGACCTTTCCCCTGCAGCTGGCCTACATTCTGATTAGGGAGAGGAATAATTCAGGGTGCAGAGCATTTGTAGCCCACCCCACCCACAGCCCTCTGTCCTACTTGTGGCTGCCCATGGTGGGGTCTTTGCTGAAGCTGAAGTAGTTGCTTATGTTGCGGTCATAGGGCAACCAGCTGTGGGTACCCAGCAGCCCACTGGCACTCACGGTCACCTGAAGGCAGGAGGGGGCAGAGATGGGTTtgtggcagaggcagaggggGAGTGGAGCTGAGCTAGGGCTCTGCACAATGCACTTACCAACAGGTCTGGGGAACCCTGGGTGATGAAGGAGTGGGGCTGCCGGTGGGGGACCAGAGCTAGCACCAGGGGTACACCATCACTGACGACCTGCAGGGACAAGGGCAGGCCTAGCTATGCCTGAGTACTATCAGATTACACTATCTTCTCCCTGAAGCATCATCCCTTCCTTTACCCTCAGTCCCCAGGGGTCACGGAGTAGGTATCACAGATGCAGAGGTCCCTCCAAGCAACAGGCAGAGACTTTAGGAGGGCATCTCAGAAAGTGGGTGAGAAGCTGGGACAGACGTGGAAGATGCTTCCAGAGTATCACGCTTAGTTTCAACCTTGGTCCTCCCACCCTGTTATTCCTTGTCCCCCTAGCCCAAaggcaggaagagagggaaaCCTAAAAAAAAGTCAGGCCTGGGGGCAACATTCAGGAATGTTCCTGCCTAGGAAGGCGATGGAAGGGGTCCAAGGACAGATCTCCTCCCTCCTGATCTCCCTAAGGCTTTCAGAGCTTGTTAGGTGAGTCAACACTTTATCCTGGCCCTGATGAGGAGGGCACCCCTCCTGCCCCCATACTCTTCCCATGTTAACTCATTTTCTAAGGTGCTTTGAAATCAGTGACCTTGATTAGGGTTCCCATCTGCCCCAAGTGGTTGGTAAGGACAGTGGGGTTAAACCCATTTCACATAATATAAAGTTGAGGTCCTGTCTTCCTCTCACCTCTGCAAAGAATGCCTTGAGTTGGTCCAGGTGCTGGAAGATGCTAGGTGAGTTAGTGTCCAGGCGTGCAAGGCGATGGGCTGCTTCCTCAGCTGAGAGCCGAGTTGGATGTGGCTCCTGTGGGCAAGTGGCTGGTCAGCACCATGGCGTGGGCATCCCTGGCCACTATCCTCTAAGCTGGCTTTACCTTCAGCAGCTGACAGGGAGTTTGCCCAAAGTTGCTGATAATACCCTCCAGAGCCTTCCGTTCCCGCTCATCTGTCACATGGTCCAGGTCTACAGCCCCTGGGAAGGTAGGCAGAGCAGTCAGGGCTCCCCACGTGCCCTCTGCATCCACCCCTCCTGATTTTGTCCTGGCCCCAACAGTCCAGCACACTGCCCACCCTCATAGGTGCAGTAATAGAAGACATTGAGGGCCTCCTCGGCAGCTGGCCCCCGCTGCTTGTAGCCAAAGATGAGGTCGATCCACTCGTGCAGGTGGGCAGACACATACTCCGACTCCTGGGAGTAGGGAGGCAGCAATCAGTGCAGGGACGGCTGACCCCCCATGACCTTCAGAACCCCGGCTGCCTGCCATTTGCCTGTGGTTGCTTCCTCACCAGAGCCTGGCGGTGCTGCTGGATGAAGTCCTCAGGAGAGCTGGCCCACGGGGGCAGCACTACATCGCCCACCTTCTCGTTGGTCAGCTGGAGACAGCCCAGGTCAAAACCTGGCACAAAGGACTGCGTCAGCTGTCTCCCTGTCCATCCCAACTGCCCCCTGGCCACTCCACCATCTGCCCTCCATCCCCACACCTGCCCGCTCCAGTGCCAGCACCTCACACCTACCGTTCTGGTTCTCCAGGAAGTCAGGAAAGTAGAAGAATTCTGGGATGAGCTCCTTCACATCGGCGGGGCTCTCCAGGCGtgcctgccaggctgctgccacTGAGTGGAACTGCCGGTCGGAGCAGTcaaagctgggggaggggcatgggGCCAAGGTGAGGTGGGGAGAATGGGAACAGGGAGGGAGATGCTGTGgctggagggaagaagggagccAAGGGTGGGCCCAGGATGTGGGGAGGACCAGCCTCCTCCCCCAGTCTGCCCACCAGCCCCTGGGCTGTACCGGCCACTCTGCAGCTGGACGTGCAGGGAGGTGAAGGGCTCCACGCGGATAAGGTAGTGCATCACGCCTGCTGCATTGGAGTAGTGGGTGCCATAGTGGAACTTGTCAATGGTCCCCGCTGGGTCCTCAAAGCTTTCATACCTGGGGCCACAGTTGGACATGTCAGCAGAAGCCCTCCCCTCACCTTTCCCTACCCGCTAAGCCCAGCCCTGCCCGCATGCTCACTTCTCCCTCACGAGCTGGGCATGCTTGGGGTTCACCACACCGATGGGCTTAGACAGGTCCCGGAAGACGGCTGGGTTGCTGAGGTCCAGGGTTGGGGACACGTAGTCCTGCAGGACCCAGGGGAACTGGCCGCCCACCCAAGCAGGGGCTGCATGAGGGCCCTGACGGCCTACCagcccaccctgccctgccctcaccctcaccctcaagAAGGCGGGTACAGAACCTGCCCACAGGTTGGGGGAGCACCACTTAGAGGGGTCACAGGGGAGCAAGACAGACTGTCCTGGAACAGGATTCCTTTTGAGGAATAGAGGCtaggtggggaggggaaggtaGTGAGGCTGGGGACCTCTGGGGGTTGGCAGGGAACAGAGGCCAGCTCTTCATTGGCACACCTACCCAGGACCAAGCTCAGGGCTTGGCCCACTGGCAGGTACCTACACTTGGGGGAACCAAGGGCTGATAGGTCagaggggcaggggtggaggggtACAGAGTGAGGCCCTCACCACAGGGTACTGAGACAGGTCATTGTAGGTCCGCCCCGCAATGGTGTTGAGTTGCATCAAGTACTCGAAGTTGGATATCTCACGCTGTACCCATTTCTGGGGACAGGGGCAATCAAGATGTGAGCCAGGTGGGCTGTCCAGCACTGCCCCCTGATTCAGGGTCCCAACTTCACATCCCTCACACTCCGGGCTCTCACCTGTGTAAGGCCTGAGGCACGCAGCATCTCCTGGGGGGAGCGGCTGCTTAGGTAGCCTTGAGAGGGAGGCCGTAGGCGCAAGAGCCACGAGTACACCTGGTTCCGTACCTGGGTGTGGGGTGGGatggggccaggctggggcctGGGAGTCTGGCTAGGAGATGAGGCTGGGGTCGTGCCCACCTTGCATGGGAAGTTGAGGAAGTAGTTGGCCTGATCGATAAAGAAGAGCTCAAGTGCTGAACGGCGCAGGTTGAAACGCCGCAGGTGGACCTCACGCAGCTGGGCCAATGGGCGCCGGAAATCATAGCCAATGCCTATGGGGAGGAACAGCAGGTACAGGAGTCACTCACCCCAAGCCCACCCAGACCTCAGCCATTCCCTGCCATCTTCCCAACCCACACCACCAGGACGCACCCTCCTCAGTTTCGACACGCTCAGTGCTGCCATCGTAGAAGTACACATTCTGTGTGGTGACCTCCAGCAGCCCTGGGACCACGGCCACTACCGTCACCAGCTGGCACTCAGCCGACAGCACCAGCTTCTCACGCTGCTCATCCAGTTCTGCTGCTTCCATCCTAAAGACCAGCAACCTACCTCAGGCTCTAGGCTCTGGGACCCCCTTCTTCACAAGCCCAAAGGGCATCCAAGTGCCATTGAGTCATGGGGTATATACTCTCATGACTCCCAGAGATGGGGAGGGGCTGTCTAGGGTCCAGAACCTACTGGTCCCAGCCCCTGTCCCCAGCCTGCCACCCACTAGGCTTCTGAATATTTTGCCAGGATGCCAACCCTTGTCCCCTGCTCCCCTCACCCAGCCCCTGCCCACTCCCTGGGCCCCCTTCCCGCTCTGGTTTGTTTCTCAGTGCTGTCCTCGGGTGCCTGGCTGTTAAAAGAGAAACTCAGCCCTGTTAGGAGACTTTCCCACCCCCCATCTGGCTTTGGACAGTCCCTTCAGGGGGATGTAGTCAGGCAGCAGAAGAGGGAGTTGATCCCACAGAGGCATGCACACACTGGAGCAGACCCCTTGCCCACCACCCCAGTCCGATCTCTCCAGGGCCTCACTCACGGGGTCTCCAGCTCAGCCAGCTCATCTTCGCCGAGCTGGTCCTCCTGCAGCTCCTCGGGTGGGGTGCTCACTTTGGCCTCTTTGGTCACTGCCAGAGGCAGTGAGGCCTCCTCAGTGGGTGTCAGGGGAACCTCACCTGCAAGGGGCCAAGGGTACTCAGATGAAGCAAGGCAGGATGGGACACGGGACAATTGAGTTGGGCGGACCCAGCTCAGCATACTCCCTCACCCAGATTGTCACGGAGGGCACTGGCTTCCAGGTGAGGGTCGAAGTGATGGTTGGGCACCAGCTTCAGACGCATGCGTGAGTATGTCTCAGCGCTGGACAGTTTCCAGCGGAGGGTGGGAGGGTCCCTGTAGAATGTCCCCCAGGTCATGGGTCGGTAGAAGGCTGTAGACACCCCCATCCCTCACCCCAAAGGCAGTCTGGGGTTCCAGGTGACCCCCTCCCTCCCAAGCCCCACCCCTCCACAGTGACACTGCCTCAAGCCCGGCCCACCTCAGCGCCCATGCCCCACATGGGCTGGCGAGCTGGCGCCACAGCGTGCCCCAGTGCAGCAGGGCTGTGGAGTGCTGCGCTGCCTGCTGCTTCAGCGCTGCCGTGTAGCGCAGCCCCTCCAGGCGCGCCCGCCTCTGCGCAGGTTCCAGCACCAGCTCCTGGGGTGGGGGAAATAGGTCAGTCCCCTGGCTGCTGCCTGTCCTACCCCTATTTCTCCACCTTGTGAGACATCTCCTGGGCGCATGTGTGGATCAGtttcccatccccacccctgtGGCACACCTGGAAGGCCCGACGACTCTGGGCACGCTCCCGCTGGCGCCGCTGCCCACTGCTCATGAGCATGTCATAGCAGGCATTCCAGAAACCTGACATAAGGTCGTGGCTCTTAGCATACGTGTCCATTTCGAACTGGGACATGGTTGGCTGCACCTGGAGGATTGGTCAGAGGAGAACAGTGCTCGATATGGGCCCCAGTCCCCACTCCTcttcctgggccccacctccaggcACCTGTTTGTCGATGAAGTGGCGCCATTCGGGTGTGGCACAAAAAGCCTGGAAGTCTTCAAAGAAGGTGGGGCTGCCATTGGTGGGTGGCAGGGAGGGTAGTCCCCACTGCAGCCCCAGCGGCTCATAGGCACGGTCTAGCAGCGTGCGTACCAGCGGCACCAGCCAGGAGCAGCGCTCTGCGGCTGCTGTGGCTGCAGGTGGGGGCCCTGTCTTATCAGTGGCTGACTCGGAGGAAGAGGTGTTCAGCGCCCGCCCCAGTGCAGCCTCCAGCTTGGAGAGCACATAGCAGGCTTCCTCCTGGCGGGCTGGCACTGCAGTCTGTAGCAGCATGTGCAATCTCACATAGGCCTGGGCATGCAGCTGTGGGTGCAAGAGAGATGAGTGGCACCCAGCCACTCTTGGAGCTCCCCACACCTCCCATGCCCCCTGCCCCCATGTTCACCCTGTGCTCACCTGTGGGTCTTCCAGCAGGATGTAGCCAAGCACAAGCCGCAGGCCAATCTGTGCCATCTCACGGAGATCAGCTGTGCCGTTGGCCAGGTGGGGCCAGGCTCCCAGGCGATCAAGTAGGCTGCATACACCTTCAAAGAGCTGCCACAGACAACGGGTTCCCAACAGACATCACCAGGGGAGGCCAGGAGTCCATGGAAAGAGAGCAAAGTAAAGTTTGCGCTGGGGGCCAGGTAGGGTTTGTGCACACAGGCAAGTCCACGCTCACAGGCATTCATGCTGATGTACCCACAACTGCGCACGTGTACCCATCCACCTCCCAGACCAGATCCCTGCAGCCTTGCGTGAACCTGAGTGTTCATGTGGCTCACGCCTCTCTGAGGGGCCGCACCTTCTCACTCCACAGTTCCTGGTTACCATGGCCTTCAGCACACAGGAAGTCCTGCAGCAGACGCAGCAGCCAAAGCACCTGCTGGGTGAGGCTGGCCAGGACCCCCACGGGGGCTTCCTTGATGTCGGTCAGGGCTGACTCCAGCATCATCTCCAGGAGGCTGGCGGGTGAGTGGGGAACTCAAGGGTCTACCTGactgtcttctttccttcccccgAGGCTCCCTGAAGCCCCTCCCGCTCCAGACTTGCCCTCTCACCTGCGCTTGATGCAGTCTGGTGGGCGCACAAGTGTGGCTGAGGCCCCCAGCTGGGTGAGCACCGAGAAAACCTGGCCACGCTCCCGCCAGGCAGCCTCATCGCTGCCTTCCACACCACGCCACGTCACCGAGAACAGCACGTTGGTGAGCAGATTGCACAACTCTTCCTCAGAGGTTTGCTGTGGGCACAGGTGGGTGATGTGGGCATGGGTTGTGGGCCGCAGAGGGAATCAGGCTGATGCCCATCCATCCCCAGTCAGCATCCCTCCTGGGGTagccacccaggaggcagagcatTTGGCTAACAGTGAGCCTGGCACTAAGGGCGTGGAAGAACTGTTTAGGGGTCTCAGCTACTACCTGAGTTCCAGGCAGAATCCTGGGGTCTCGCCAGACTCCCAAGAAGAGATGAGGCAGTTCACATAGAACGAGCAGAGGCCCATCCCCAAACCCAGAAGCCCAGGGCAGGGCCATTGGCGTTTGCTGCCCTTGGACCCTCTGAGGTCTCTGCCCTACAGGCTCTCTTGAGGGCCCTTCTGAAGCCTGGCTGGTGTCACCCACTCTGGCTCGTCATGACTCGCACTGTTCCAGGAGCCCTCTGGGAACACAACTACAGATGAGAGCTATGATGGGACAGCACAGGCCTGACTGGCAGTGCAACCCTGGTCAGACAGGGCCACACCTTTGGAGAGGCTACACTGCCAGTCCTGTGTAACAGAAGTGTCCTCCCTTGGGTACCATGCAGTGGCAGAGGGTGGGCCCATCTCACCTGTGGGTTGCTGGTGTTCGAGGTATCATCCCCGTTAATGGTGGGCTCTGGGAGGCTGCCGTCCTCCAGCACATTGGAGAGACTAGAGCTGTGGTGGCCAGGGGCAGCAGAAAAGGGCCTCGGCCCATCCAGTGGGGAAGGAGTGccaggctggctggctggagTAAGAGTACCACTGCTGCCGCCACCACCAGCAGTGTTGCCTGATCCTACACTAGACCGTTCCAGGCCCAGGTCAAAGGGCATGCAGAATGGGGAGAGAGCATGGTAAAAGCCATCAGGGTCAGGGCAGGGGGCCTCTGAGGGCAGGAAGACATCTGAAGGCTCAGCAGGTGACTCAGTGGGTGGCTTGGGTGGGGCTGGCTTGGGAGAGGTGGGTGACTctggggaagaaggagggggaCTGCCAGCTGTGGCAGCCTCCAGGACATATAGCCGGGTCAGCACATCCTGCCAGCCAGCCTGTCGGGCCAGAAGGCGCACTATATCTGGCTGTCCATAGATGAGGTGGAAGAGCTGCAGGCAAGAGCACAGCACGTGAGGACGCATCCAACTGCCTGCCCCAGACCCTCATCCGGGGTCTTTGCAGAGGAGGGCTCCAGAGACCCCCTCATGAGACAGGCAAGGTGAAGGCCAGAGGGTAGAAGccaccctccccctcccccaaagCTTTTACATCTCATGCTCACCTGGCGACAGATGTCTAGGCGAACGCTGAGGTCAGCCTGGAGGGACAGCTGTACCACAGCCAGCAGATCTGAGAGGTTCAGGCAATCTGGGGGGGATGGGTTGGGGGGACCTGAGGGACTGACCCGACTAGGAAGGGTCgggcccagccctggcccctgtGCCACtaccttccttcttcctgcctgcctgccctgtTTTTCTGACATGTCACCCCCTCCACTTGGCTGTAACCAGGTTGTACCTGCCCCCAGGAACAGCTTGTAGAGTCCCTGGCAGAGCTGGGGGGAAACAGTCCCCTCAGGCAAGCAGGCAATCAGACCCTGGAGACCACACTCCCGCAGCCGGAGGCGCTGGCGGCTCCGCTCAGGTAGCCGCTCATTCTGCTGCAGTCTGCGCAGGATCTGTGTGGGGGTCATCGGAGGACTGTCATCATGTGGAAGGAGTTACTGTAGGAGGGGAAGTCACCGTGCAGGTGTGTGGCTCAAGAGGCCCTTGAAGGCAGCTTCATCTGCTGGCCCAAGGCCTGCTGTACCTCCCTGAACCCCAGGCAGGGGCCCCAGTGAATGGGATGCCAGGGGAGGGGATGGGCTGGATGTACCTTGCAGACTCGATCGGGCAGCAGGGGCAGTGACCCTGGCCGCACTAGCAGGGCCAGCAGCACTTCGAGGTTCCCTGGCTCCAACAGAAAGATAGCCAAGGACTCCTGCGCCAGGGAACCGTGCAGCAGGGCTAGCAGCAGGTCCAGCACACCCACCACCTGGGGATGCAGAGTCTCACACTGTGCCAGGCCCCCATGCCCCCCTCACCCAAGCCTCCCCTTCCCCAACCTCCAGCCTACCTGGCCATCATCGCCTGTGGCTGCCAAAAAGTTCAGCATGATCTGCGTGACCTGCACGTCATCTGCTGAGAGGCTCCGCACCAGGAACTCCCTTGCCAGGCCCAGGAGGGAGGTCTGCACGGTGCGTAGGTCGTCAGCAGCCAGGGGGCGCTCCCGCTGCGGGCTGGCAGGTCAGCAGGCACACCCAGCCAGGTCCGGAGAAAGGTGGGGAGACAGggggagaaagggggagagagggggagagagggggagggagggtgggcagGTGAGTCAGGTAAGCGCATAGCCCAGTCCCCAAGGCCAGAGGCCACTGTGTCAGCGTCAGCCCCCCATGGCCCATCTGGCCCCACTGGCCTCACCTGTAGTGGGTGCGCAGAGCATCCAGGATAAACTGGACGCCGTACTTCTTCCGCAGCTTCTGTCTGTGCTCCCGAACGATGCTGGACATGTACTGGATGTGGCCTGAGCAGGAATGAGCAGGAGGCTCAGGCCACTAGGCTGAGCTGGACCCTTCAGATCCTCCAGGCCAGGGCCATGTGCCTGTCAGACTTCCAGGGCAGGGTCATAGTCCCCTCAGCCACCCCATGGCATTCTGGATTCCTATCAGGTGAGTCCCTCAGATCCCCCAGAGCAGCGTTCTAACTTCTCAGTGCTCAGCCACCCTATGGCCAGCCCCTTGCTCAGGTCCTCACACCTACCGAGGCGCACGGCGAAGTCACTGAGGGTCCAGAGGTGAAAGTTGAAGAGCAAATGCTGGTAGAGTAGGTACAGGAGGGGCCCGCTGCCCTCAGCCGCCACTTGCTCCATCAGCAGCTGGGCAGACATGAGCACGTTCATGTCCATGGCCCAGCTGGGGACCTGGGGTGAGACAGGAGCTGGAGTGAGGGCTCAGGCTCTGCCCACCTGCTGTCTGAACTTCTCAGCTGCCACCCTTCCCTGCACAGCCATGATGGCCACAGACATGGCCACCCACCTGCTCAGAACCCTTTGGGGGCTCCCTGCCGCCTCTGACATGCAAGCCTCCTGCCTGCTGTGCGGGTCCCCACCCCAACCTGTGCTGGGCCTTTCCCCAAATCTTCCAGATCCAACCCTGCTCGGCCTTTCAGGGCCCACTCAAGTATCAACTCTCCCAGGAGGTTCTCCATGACTGACAGGGCAGCAGGTTCCCCACTCAGTCCCCTCGGTCAGACAGGCTGACCATATCCCTAATCCTCCATGC contains the following coding sequences:
- the NBEAL2 gene encoding neurobeachin-like protein 2 isoform X5, with translation MEPALGPGVQKDLGYLQQWLKAFVGAFKKSISLSSLEPRRPEEAGAEVPLLPLDALHVLAEQLHQADLEQALLLLKLFIILCRNLENIEAGRGQVLVPRVLALLTKLVAELKGCPPPQDQGAQLENVALHALLLCEGLFDPYQTWRRQRSGEVISSKEKSKYKFPPAALPQEFSAFFQESLQNADHLPPILLLRLIHLFCAILAGGKENGQMAVSDGSVKGLLSVVRGWSHGPAPDPHLVPLALEALVGAVHVLHASRTPPRGPELRALLESYFHVLNADWPAGLSSGPEEALVTLRVSMLDAIPMMLACEDRPVLQATFLSNNCFEHLTRLIQNSKVLDQDTDAIAVHVVRVLTCIMSDSPSAKEVFKERIGYPHLQEVLQSHGPPTHRLLQELLNMAVEGDHSLCPPPPIRNEQPILVLVQWLPSLPTAELRLFLAQRLRWLCDSCPASRATCVQAGLVGCLLETLSTGLALEARCQEQLLALLQALGRVSIRPMELRHLLRPPPGLDSGPGGAEAGKARHAGAVIRSLSGMARHQGPARALRYFDLTPSMAGIMVPPVQRWPGPGFTFHAWLCLHPMDIAPTPAPTRPLQRKQLYSFFTSSGSGFEAFFTAAGTLVVAVCTRKEYLTMSLPEVSFADSAWHCVAIVHVPGRRPFSQNLVHVYKDGHLVKTAPLRCPSLSEPFSSCCIGSAGHRTTTTTTGLPMPPVPATLAYTHPALTRSQSVPASTGLGWGSGLVAPLQEGSIDSTLAGTQDTRWGSPTSLEGELGTVAIFHEALQATALWTLCTLGPNETAPFKPEGELHELSTRLLLHYSPQACKNNICLDLSPSHGLDGRLTGHRVETWDVKDVVNCVGGMGALLPLLERVAAQPKEAEASPAETHDLVGPELTSGHKTQGLVLPLGKSSEERMERNAVAAFLLMLRNFLQGHVVNQESLVQCQGPAIIGALLRKVPSWAMDMNVLMSAQLLMEQVAAEGSGPLLYLLYQHLLFNFHLWTLSDFAVRLGHIQYMSSIVREHRQKLRKKYGVQFILDALRTHYSPQRERPLAADDLRTVQTSLLGLAREFLVRSLSADDVQVTQIMLNFLAATGDDGQVVGVLDLLLALLHGSLAQESLAIFLLEPGNLEVLLALLVRPGSLPLLPDRVCKILRRLQQNERLPERSRQRLRLRECGLQGLIACLPEGTVSPQLCQGLYKLFLGADCLNLSDLLAVVQLSLQADLSVRLDICRQLFHLIYGQPDIVRLLARQAGWQDVLTRLYVLEAATAGSPPPSSPESPTSPKPAPPKPPTESPAEPSDVFLPSEAPCPDPDGFYHALSPFCMPFDLGLERSSVGSGNTAGGGGSSGTLTPASQPGTPSPLDGPRPFSAAPGHHSSSLSNVLEDGSLPEPTINGDDTSNTSNPQQTSEEELCNLLTNVLFSVTWRGVEGSDEAAWRERGQVFSVLTQLGASATLVRPPDCIKRSLLEMMLESALTDIKEAPVGVLASLTQQVLWLLRLLQDFLCAEGHGNQELWSEKLFEGVCSLLDRLGAWPHLANGTADLREMAQIGLRLVLGYILLEDPQLHAQAYVRLHMLLQTAVPARQEEACYVLSKLEAALGRALNTSSSESATDKTGPPPAATAAAERCSWLVPLVRTLLDRAYEPLGLQWGLPSLPPTNGSPTFFEDFQAFCATPEWRHFIDKQVQPTMSQFEMDTYAKSHDLMSGFWNACYDMLMSSGQRRQRERAQSRRAFQELVLEPAQRRARLEGLRYTAALKQQAAQHSTALLHWGTLWRQLASPCGAWALRDPPTLRWKLSSAETYSRMRLKLVPNHHFDPHLEASALRDNLGEVPLTPTEEASLPLAVTKEAKVSTPPEELQEDQLGEDELAELETPMEAAELDEQREKLVLSAECQLVTVVAVVPGLLEVTTQNVYFYDGSTERVETEEGIGYDFRRPLAQLREVHLRRFNLRRSALELFFIDQANYFLNFPCKVGTTPASSPSQTPRPQPGPIPPHTQVRNQVYSWLLRLRPPSQGYLSSRSPQEMLRASGLTQKWVQREISNFEYLMQLNTIAGRTYNDLSQYPVFPWVLQDYVSPTLDLSNPAVFRDLSKPIGVVNPKHAQLVREKYESFEDPAGTIDKFHYGTHYSNAAGVMHYLIRVEPFTSLHVQLQSGRFDCSDRQFHSVAAAWQARLESPADVKELIPEFFYFPDFLENQNGFDLGCLQLTNEKVGDVVLPPWASSPEDFIQQHRQALESEYVSAHLHEWIDLIFGYKQRGPAAEEALNVFYYCTYEGAVDLDHVTDERERKALEGIISNFGQTPCQLLKEPHPTRLSAEEAAHRLARLDTNSPSIFQHLDQLKAFFAEVVSDGVPLVLALVPHRQPHSFITQGSPDLLVTVSASGLLGTHSWLPYDRNISNYFSFSKDPTMGSHKTQRLLSGPWVPDSGVSGQALAVAPDGKLLFSGGHWDGSLRVTALSRGKLLSQLSRHLDVVTCLALDTCGIYLISGSRDTTCMVWRLLHQGGLSVGLAPKPVQVLYGHGAAVSCVAINTELDMAVSGSEDGTVIIHTVRRGQFVAALQPPSASVPGPIFHLALGSEGQIVVQSSAWERPGAQVTYSLHLYSVNGKLRASLPLAEQPTALTVTEDFVLLGTAQCALHILQLNTLLPAAPPLPMKVAIRSVAVTKERSHVLVGLEDGKLIVVGAGQPSEVRSSQFARKLWRSSRRISQVSSGETEYNPAEAR